A DNA window from Camelina sativa cultivar DH55 chromosome 17, Cs, whole genome shotgun sequence contains the following coding sequences:
- the LOC104756607 gene encoding FT-interacting protein 1: MSKLVVEIVDASDLMPKDGQGSASPFVEVEFDEQRQRTQTRFKDLNPQWNEKLVFNVGGSDFNNRLNNKTIDVTVYDDRRDNNQQPGKFLGRVKISGAVVPLSESDSDVQRYPLDKRGLFSHIKGDIALRIYAVPSSDGGGDFVSPPPDFSEKVTKEEKVRFESHEYQNQNQNHFQQFEDEIHMETMKPPTKKKEKESRTFHSIGAHHGGGGAAPPPPSSQSKPAYPTPPNQPEFRSDFMRAPGPPPGAVMQMQPPRQNPEFQLIETSPPLAARMRQSYYYRSSGDKTSSTYDLVEQMHYLYVSVVKARDLPVMDVSGSLDPYVEVKLGNYKGLTKHLEKNSNPIWKQIFAFSKERLQSNLLEVTVKDKDLLTKDDFVGRVQIDLTEVPLRVPPDSPLAPQWYRLEDKKGMKTNRGEVMLAVWMGTQADESFPDAWHSDAHRVSHSNLSNTRSKVYFSPKLYYLRIHVMEAQDLVPSDKGRVPDAIVKIHAGNQMRATRTPQMRTMNPQWHEELMFVVSEPFEDMVMVSVDDRIGPGKDEILGRIFIPVRDVPVRQEVGKMPDPRWFNLQRHSMSMEEENEKRKEKFSSKILLRVCIEAGYHVLDESTHFSSDLQPSSKHLRKPSIGILELGILSARNLMPMKAKDGRMTDPYCVAKYGNKWVRTRTLLDALTPKWNEQYTWEVHDPCTVITIGVFDNGHVNDGSDWKDQRIGKVRVRLSTLETDRVYTHYYPLLVLTPGGLKKNGELQLALRYTCTGFVNMMAQYGRPLLPKMHYIQPIPVRHIDLLRHQAMQIVATRLSRSEPPLRREVVEYMLDVDYHMFSLRRSKANFSRIMSLLSSVTLVCKWFNDICTWRNPITTCLVHVLFLILVCYPELILPTVFLYLFVIGMWNYRYRPRHPPHMDARVSQADNAHPDELDEEFDTFPTSRPADIVRMRYDRLRSVGGRVQTVVGDLATQGERIQALLSWRDPRATALFIVFALIWAVFIYVTPFQVIAIIIGLFMLRHPRFRSRMPSVPANFFKRLPAKSDMLL; this comes from the coding sequence ATGAGCAAACTAGTAGTAGAAATCGTAGACGCGAGCGATTTGATGCCTAAAGACGGACAAGGCTCAGCGAGTCCGTTCGTAGAGGTTGAGTTCGACGAGCAGCGACAAAGAACGCAAACTCGTTTTAAAGATCTAAACCCTCAGTGGAACGAGAAGCTCGTTTTCAACGTCGGTGGTAGTGACTTCAACAACCGTTTGAACAACAAAACTATCGACGTCACCGTTTACGACGACCGCCGTGATAATAACCAACAGCCTGGCAAGTTTCTCGGCCGTGTTAAAATCTCCGGCGCCGTTGTTCCTTTATCCGAATCTGATTCCGATGTTCAGAGGTATCCTTTAGATAAACGTGGTTTGTTTTCTCACATCAAAGGCGATATCGCTCTTAGAATCTACGCCGTTCCTTCTTCCGACGGCGGCGGCGATTTCGTTTCTCCTCCGCCGGATTTTTCCGAGAAAGTGACGAAAGAGGAGAAAGTGAGATTCGAATCTCACGAgtatcaaaatcagaatcagaatcatttCCAGCAGTTTGAAGATGAGATTCACATGGAGACGATGAAGCCGCCGacgaaaaagaaagagaaagaatcgAGGACTTTTCACTCTATCGGTGCTCACCACGGCGGAGGAGGAGCTGCTCCTCCACCGCCGTCGTCTCAATCAAAACCTGCTTATCCCACTCCTCCTAATCAACCGGAGTTTAGGTCAGATTTCATGAGAGCTCCGGGACCACCGCCCGGAGCAGTAATGCAGATGCAACCTCCGAGACAGAATCCAGAGTTTCAGCTGATTGAAACAAGTCCTCCTTTAGCAGCTCGTATGAGGCAATCGTACTATTACAGAAGCAGCGGAGATAAAACCTCGAGCACTTACGATCTCGTCGAGCAGATGCATTACCTCTACGTGAGCGTCGTCAAAGCTCGAGATCTTCCCGTGATGGATGTTTCCGGTAGCTTAGATCCTTACGTTgaagtgaagcttgggaactaCAAAGGCTTAACGAAacatttggagaagaattcgAATCCGATCTGGAAACAGATCTTTGCTTTTTCTAAAGAGAGGTTACAATCTAATCTCCTTGAAGTCACTGTGAAAGATAAAGATCTTTTGACTAAAGATGATTTCGTGGGAAGAGTTCAGATTGATCTCACTGAGGTTCCTCTTAGAGTTCCACCTGATAGTCCTTTGGCTCCACAGTGGTACAGGTTAGAGGATAAGAAAGGGATGAAGACCAACAGAGGTGAGGTTATGCTTGCTGTGTGGATGGGGACTCAAGCGGACGAGTCGTTTCCAGACGCTTGGCATTCTGATGCTCACCGTGTGAGTCACTCGAACCTTTCGAATACGCGGTCTAAAGTTTACTTCTCGCCGAAGTTGTATTACTTGAGAATTCACGTGATGGAAGCTCAGGATCTTGTTCCGTCTGATAAAGGGAGAGTACCTGATGCGATTGTCAAGATTCATGCTGGTAATCAGATGAGAGCTACGAGGACGCCTCAGATGCGGACGATGAATCCTCAGTGGCATGAGGAGCTTATGTTTGTTGTGTCAGAGCCGTTTGAAGATATGGTGATGGTCTCGGTTGATGATAGGATTGGTCCAGGGAAAGATGAGATATTGGGGAGGATTTTTATACCTGTGAGGGATGTTCCGGTGAGGCAAGAGGTTGGGAAAATGCCTGATCCACGTTGGTTTAACTTGCAAAGACATTCGATGTCTATggaggaagagaatgagaaaaggaaagagaagttCTCTAGTAAGATTCTGCTTCGGGTTTGTATAGAAGCAGGGTACCATGTTCTTGACGAGTCCACGCATTTCAGCAGCGATCTTCAACCTTCTTCAAAGCATTTGAGGAAGCCGAGCATTGGGATTCTTGAGCTTGGGATTCTCAGTGCTAGGAACTTGATGCCTATGAAAGCTAAAGATGGGAGAATGACTGATCCCTATTGTGTGGCGAAATATGGGAACAAATGGGTGAGAACGAGGACTCTTCTAGACGCGCTTACACCTAAGTGGAATGAGCAGTACACTTGGGAAGTTCATGATCCTTGCACCGTCATAACAATTGGAGTGTTTGACAATGGTCATGTCAATGATGGTAGTGACTGGAAGGACCAGAGGATTGGGAAAGTTAGAGTCAGGTTATCTACGCTGGAGACAGACCGGGTTTACACTCATTACTACCCTCTGCTGGTTCTTACACCGGGTGGTCTAAAGAAGAACGGTGAGCTTCAGCTAGCTTTGAGGTACACCTGCACTGGCTTTGTTAACATGATGGCACAATATGGAAGACCGTTGTTACCCAAAATGCATTATATTCAACCGATACCGGTCAGGCATATCGACTTGCTTAGGCATCAGGCGATGCAAATAGTTGCAACAAGACTATCAAGGTCCGAGCCACCGCTGAGACGAGAGGTTGTGGAGTATATGCTTGATGTAGACTACCATATGTTCAGTCTCAGGAGAAGCAAAGCTAATTTCAGCAGAATCATGTCGCTTCTCTCCTCGGTCACTCTGGTCTGCAAATGGTTCAACGATATCTGCACATGGAGAAACCCGATCACAACATGCCTGGTTCACGTTCTGTTCTTGATTCTTGTGTGCTACCCAGAACTGATTTTACCCACAGTCTTCCTCTACCTCTTTGTGATAGGCATGTGGAATTACCGGTACAGACCAAGACACCCACCTCACATGGACGCTCGTGTGTCCCAAGCAGATAACGCACACCCAGACGAGCTTGACGAGGAGTTTGACACTTTCCCGACCAGCAGACCAGCAGACATTGTCAGAATGAGGTATGACCGGCTTAGGAGCGTTGGTGGTAGAGTTCAGACAGTCGTAGGCGATCTGGCGACTCAAGGGGAGAGAATCCAAGCTCTACTTAGCTGGAGAGACCCGAGAGCAACTGCTTTATTCATCGTCTTCGCACTGATCTGGGCCGTGTTTATCTACGTCACACCATTCCAGGTGATTGCAATCATAATCGGGCTGTTCATGCTGCGCCATCCACGGTTCAGGAGCAGAATGCCTTCAGTACCTGCAAATTTCTTTAAGAGATTACCAGCCAAGTCAGATATGCTACTGTAA